A window of Pseudodesulfovibrio hydrargyri contains these coding sequences:
- a CDS encoding nitroreductase family protein, with protein MFADKDICKRCGACRDECPFDLVVEDREGFPKLRPAAKKTCINCGHCVAVCPVGAVTLPEMPAVTPGLAPGQCGPFDRGLRLTPAQADQFLSGRRSVRSYRDKPVPEEVLAHLFSVSSFAPSAKNGQPAQWIVTRTPQATRRLAGMTVEYMATNSIMPGVVKNWARGVDKILHGAPHVAVAHAPEDGFNPAEDCALAAAYLELAAHAHGLGACWAGFLMEVAEGCCNIRRELGIPEGHGVYAALMLGYPKYRYKRIPTRRTVEIDWLD; from the coding sequence ATGTTTGCCGACAAGGATATCTGCAAGCGCTGCGGCGCGTGCCGTGACGAGTGTCCTTTCGACCTCGTCGTCGAGGACCGCGAGGGCTTCCCCAAGCTCCGCCCAGCGGCCAAAAAGACATGCATCAACTGCGGCCACTGCGTGGCCGTCTGCCCGGTGGGGGCAGTGACCCTGCCCGAGATGCCCGCCGTGACGCCGGGCCTGGCCCCCGGCCAGTGCGGCCCGTTCGACCGCGGCCTCAGGCTGACCCCGGCCCAGGCCGACCAGTTCCTGTCCGGGCGCCGCTCGGTGCGCTCCTACCGGGACAAGCCCGTGCCCGAGGAGGTCCTGGCCCATCTTTTTTCCGTGTCCTCGTTCGCGCCCAGCGCCAAGAACGGCCAGCCAGCCCAGTGGATCGTCACCCGCACGCCCCAGGCCACCCGGAGGCTGGCGGGCATGACCGTGGAGTACATGGCCACCAACTCGATCATGCCCGGCGTGGTCAAGAACTGGGCGCGCGGTGTGGACAAGATCCTGCACGGCGCGCCCCACGTGGCCGTGGCCCACGCGCCGGAGGACGGTTTCAACCCGGCCGAGGACTGCGCCCTGGCCGCCGCCTACCTGGAACTCGCGGCCCACGCCCACGGTCTGGGCGCCTGTTGGGCCGGTTTCCTCATGGAGGTGGCCGAAGGCTGCTGCAACATCCGCAGGGAATTGGGCATTCCGGAAGGCCACGGCGTTTATGCCGCATTGATGTTGGGATATCCGAAGTATCGCTACAAGCGTATCCCCACGCGGCGCACTGTCGAGATTGATTGGCTGGATTAG
- a CDS encoding GGDEF domain-containing protein, with protein sequence MDHPAPHRLKARYKALYAASLLALAALLCVCFGMVYTLRLDPGGDHARLMQLAYLCMVAGFFVLAAQALLVYKKVMACMGQDAARADEMAEQMERLAVLDSLTQAYNRGKFEEIAAQELGNVRRYALDLSGIMLDLDDFRSINQAHGYSTGDRLLANMAHFLNDKLRNNDFLFRWHGGKFIILCPHTDIDRAAIVAEKLRVLVGHKIFGGKIRVSLSLGVAQAGEDDTLESFLQRLQSGLTASKNGGRNQVTVVRAQLSPR encoded by the coding sequence ATGGACCACCCCGCTCCCCACAGACTGAAGGCGCGCTACAAGGCGCTGTACGCGGCGAGCCTGCTGGCCCTGGCCGCGCTGCTGTGTGTCTGTTTCGGGATGGTCTACACCCTGCGCCTCGATCCGGGCGGCGACCACGCCCGGCTGATGCAGCTGGCCTACCTGTGCATGGTGGCCGGTTTCTTCGTCCTCGCGGCCCAGGCGCTGCTCGTGTACAAGAAGGTCATGGCCTGCATGGGCCAGGACGCGGCCCGGGCCGACGAGATGGCCGAGCAGATGGAGCGGCTGGCGGTCCTGGACTCCCTGACCCAGGCCTACAACCGGGGCAAGTTCGAGGAAATCGCGGCCCAGGAACTGGGCAACGTGCGGCGCTATGCCCTTGACCTGTCAGGAATCATGCTCGACCTGGACGACTTCCGGTCCATCAACCAGGCCCACGGCTACTCGACCGGAGACCGCCTGCTGGCCAACATGGCCCATTTCCTGAACGACAAGCTCAGGAACAACGACTTCCTGTTCCGCTGGCACGGCGGCAAGTTCATCATCCTCTGCCCGCACACCGACATCGACCGCGCCGCCATCGTGGCCGAAAAGCTGCGCGTGCTCGTGGGCCACAAGATCTTCGGCGGCAAGATCCGCGTGTCCCTCTCCCTGGGTGTGGCCCAGGCCGGAGAGGACGACACCCTGGAGAGTTTCCTGCAACGCCTCCAGTCCGGTCTGACCGCGTCCAAGAACGGCGGCCGGAACCAGGTCACCGTGGTCCGCGCCCAGCTCTCTCCCCGCTGA
- a CDS encoding EAL domain-containing protein — MNMAQEKTAHYLKYAPTRVLLPSALMLLLFAGSIFLYLLPSIEEALLDAQKEKVVEITDTVTGTLNHLNEMAERGEITLDYAKELGAEFVRETRYGPDAKDYFWITDLTPRMVMHPYRPDLDGQDLTDYRDKEGKRVFMEFVLAARKNPDAFVDYYWQWQDRPDRIARKLSHVRLFAPWGWVLGTGLYIDDVHSDIGVYRDHVALIFLGILLLSALLSLYVIRQAGVIEKKKAWIQGQREKLVRVLQESEERYRTIADFGYDWEVWVGTDGTVNYCSPACLRITGYPPERFFEDPGLIREIIINDDQDAWDAYLVEADSDRGDSLDFRILTADGKTRWLGVVGRSVSGIGGKPLGMRLSFRDITDRKAMEEQLRHQALHDPLTNLANRTLCLDRLSQAMRRAKRRENYFFAVVFLDLDRFKIINDSLGHRFGDMVLTETAIRLTGEMRLLDTVSRFGGDEFVLLLDELSSPGEAIRIIKRVRKRLTEPFRFNGNEVRTTASFGIVLSPVLDGKAADVLQHANIAMHRAKESGRNRFKVFTERMLESAVDLLTLENDMRRGLANDEFHVAYQPIMDLAGSDIIGFEALARWDHPDRGAIPPAEFIPMAEESGLIIELGEWVLVQALRTLAGWRNETDGTDDIFMCVNLSSKQFARTDLDKIVVRALERYGLPPSCLKLEITESSIMGNPESSLRILNRLRKAGVRFSIDDFGTGYSSLSQLQQLPVDTLKVDRTFISRMRTDPENMEIVKAVIALGHSLDLNVVAEGVENPDQLCSLLNLSCNSVQGFYFHEPMSAAKAKDLLKQRTQKTAEDTREKLALARRNCPPDQ, encoded by the coding sequence ATGAACATGGCGCAGGAAAAGACCGCGCACTATCTCAAATACGCCCCCACCAGGGTCTTGCTGCCCTCGGCGCTGATGCTGCTGCTCTTCGCCGGTTCCATCTTCCTGTACCTGCTGCCGTCCATCGAAGAGGCCCTGCTCGACGCCCAGAAGGAAAAGGTCGTGGAGATCACGGACACCGTGACCGGGACCCTGAACCACCTGAACGAGATGGCCGAACGGGGCGAGATCACTCTGGACTACGCCAAGGAACTGGGCGCGGAGTTCGTCCGGGAGACACGCTACGGGCCGGACGCCAAGGACTATTTCTGGATCACGGACCTGACCCCGCGCATGGTCATGCACCCTTACCGCCCGGACCTGGACGGCCAGGATCTGACCGACTACCGGGACAAGGAGGGCAAGCGGGTCTTCATGGAGTTCGTGCTCGCGGCCAGGAAGAACCCGGACGCCTTCGTGGACTACTACTGGCAGTGGCAGGACCGGCCCGACCGCATCGCCCGCAAGCTTTCCCACGTACGCCTGTTCGCCCCCTGGGGCTGGGTCCTCGGCACCGGCCTGTACATCGACGACGTGCATTCGGATATCGGCGTGTACCGCGATCACGTGGCCCTGATCTTTCTGGGCATCCTGCTGCTCAGCGCCCTGCTCTCGCTGTACGTCATCCGCCAGGCCGGCGTCATCGAAAAGAAAAAGGCCTGGATCCAGGGCCAACGGGAAAAGCTCGTGCGCGTACTCCAGGAAAGCGAGGAGCGCTACCGGACCATCGCGGACTTCGGCTATGACTGGGAGGTCTGGGTCGGCACGGACGGAACCGTCAACTACTGCTCCCCGGCCTGCCTTCGGATCACCGGCTACCCGCCGGAGCGGTTCTTCGAAGACCCCGGCCTGATCCGCGAGATCATCATCAACGACGACCAGGACGCCTGGGACGCCTACCTGGTGGAGGCCGACTCGGACCGGGGAGACTCGCTGGACTTCCGCATCCTGACCGCGGACGGCAAAACCCGCTGGCTCGGCGTGGTCGGGCGGTCCGTGTCCGGCATCGGCGGCAAGCCGCTGGGCATGCGCTTGAGCTTCCGCGACATCACCGACCGCAAGGCCATGGAGGAGCAGCTGCGCCACCAGGCCCTGCACGACCCTCTGACCAACCTGGCCAACCGGACCCTGTGCCTGGACCGACTGAGCCAGGCCATGCGCCGGGCCAAACGGCGCGAGAACTATTTCTTCGCGGTGGTCTTCCTGGACCTCGACCGCTTCAAGATCATCAACGACTCCCTGGGCCACCGCTTCGGGGACATGGTCCTGACCGAGACGGCCATCCGCCTGACCGGCGAGATGCGCCTTCTGGACACGGTCTCCCGATTCGGCGGCGACGAGTTCGTTCTGCTCCTGGACGAACTGTCCAGCCCGGGCGAGGCCATCCGGATCATCAAGCGCGTGCGCAAGCGGCTGACCGAGCCCTTCCGCTTCAACGGCAACGAGGTCCGGACCACGGCCAGCTTCGGCATCGTCCTGAGCCCGGTGCTGGACGGCAAGGCCGCGGACGTGCTCCAGCACGCCAACATCGCCATGCACCGCGCCAAGGAATCCGGGCGCAACCGCTTCAAGGTCTTCACCGAGCGCATGCTCGAGAGCGCCGTGGACCTGCTCACCCTGGAAAACGACATGCGCCGGGGGCTGGCCAACGACGAATTCCACGTGGCCTACCAGCCGATCATGGACCTGGCCGGGTCGGACATCATCGGCTTCGAGGCCCTGGCCCGCTGGGACCACCCGGACCGGGGGGCCATCCCGCCCGCCGAGTTCATCCCCATGGCCGAGGAGTCCGGCCTGATCATCGAACTGGGCGAGTGGGTCCTGGTGCAGGCCCTGCGCACCCTGGCCGGGTGGCGCAACGAAACCGACGGCACGGACGACATTTTCATGTGCGTGAACCTGTCCAGCAAGCAGTTCGCGCGCACCGACCTGGACAAGATCGTGGTCCGGGCCCTGGAACGATACGGACTGCCGCCCTCCTGCCTCAAGCTGGAGATCACCGAGTCCTCCATCATGGGCAACCCCGAGTCCTCCCTGCGCATCCTCAACCGGCTCAGAAAGGCCGGGGTGCGCTTCTCCATCGACGACTTCGGCACCGGCTATTCGTCCCTGTCCCAGCTCCAGCAGCTGCCCGTGGACACCCTCAAGGTCGACCGGACCTTCATCTCGCGCATGCGCACCGACCCGGAGAACATGGAGATCGTCAAGGCGGTCATCGCCCTGGGCCATTCCCTGGACCTCAACGTGGTGGCCGAGGGCGTGGAGAACCCTGACCAGCTCTGCTCGCTGCTCAATCTTTCCTGCAACTCGGTCCAGGGGTTCTATTTCCATGAGCCCATGAGCGCGGCCAAGGCCAAGGACCTGCTCAAGCAGCGCACCCAAAAGACCGCCGAGGATACCCGCGAGAAGCTGGCGCTGGCCCGCCGCAACTGCCCGCCCGACCAATAG
- a CDS encoding RNA methyltransferase has product MLDKLVVVLFRPKYPENIGSAARACLNMGVSELVVVDPYNFNMDKALPLATAHARHILESARIVDTLEQAVDGCTAVFGTTARTGGWRKGIMAPDTLAGVVDERLRTGGRVAVVFGPEDKGLTNEETSICSGLVTIPTSREGTSLNLAQAVVVVLYECFKRSLAEPFAPDGPPEERPTTVKEQEALFGNLQETLLAIDFLKDDNPDYWMLPVRRFFSKINLKRNEFNLLMGVCRQVRWFVEKYGPQGGGGAR; this is encoded by the coding sequence ATGCTGGACAAGCTCGTGGTGGTTTTGTTCCGCCCCAAATACCCGGAGAACATCGGTTCCGCGGCACGCGCCTGCCTGAACATGGGCGTGTCCGAACTGGTGGTGGTCGATCCGTACAACTTCAACATGGACAAGGCCCTGCCCCTGGCCACGGCCCACGCCCGGCACATCCTCGAGTCCGCGCGCATCGTGGACACCCTGGAACAGGCCGTGGACGGATGCACCGCCGTGTTCGGGACCACGGCCCGCACCGGGGGCTGGCGCAAGGGGATCATGGCCCCGGACACCCTGGCGGGCGTGGTCGACGAGCGGCTGCGGACCGGCGGCCGGGTGGCCGTGGTCTTCGGCCCGGAGGACAAGGGGCTGACCAACGAGGAGACCTCCATCTGCTCGGGACTGGTGACCATTCCCACCAGCCGCGAGGGCACCTCCCTGAACCTGGCCCAGGCCGTGGTCGTGGTCCTGTACGAGTGTTTCAAGCGCTCCCTGGCCGAGCCGTTCGCCCCCGACGGCCCGCCCGAGGAGCGGCCGACCACGGTCAAGGAGCAGGAGGCGCTTTTCGGCAACCTCCAGGAGACCTTGCTGGCCATCGATTTCCTCAAGGACGACAACCCGGACTACTGGATGCTTCCGGTGCGCCGCTTCTTCAGCAAGATCAATTTGAAGCGCAACGAATTCAATTTGCTCATGGGCGTCTGCCGGCAGGTGCGCTGGTTCGTGGAAAAGTATGGCCCCCAAGGCGGGGGCGGCGCGCGATAG
- a CDS encoding TAXI family TRAP transporter solute-binding subunit → MKRIYILVFALALVFGMSFNAQAKKRYVFGGGPAGGTFQIVANAIQVFGPIKNNPNFSIKAQSSGGSTENLRTVNAGRCAFGTVYAGEVYLGRNGKLTGDPNTYENVLTVGYLYGAPAQLVIRKGSGIKSAKDLAGKKVGVGNAGSGAFANCERFFTHLGIWDKIERNAMGYNDAAQAFGNEQLDAFWLLTAYPSGAVIMAAQTNDIDLVDVGADAENSGYFQAYPYFGKLTIPAGTYRGVDHDTPSFFDSALLVANADVPAEDVYQLLKAVWSEAGLKHMVEQKKTFKAMSVADGLKGVNPEATPLHPGAVKFWKEMGVLK, encoded by the coding sequence ATGAAACGGATTTACATCCTGGTCTTTGCCCTTGCCCTAGTTTTCGGCATGTCCTTCAACGCGCAGGCAAAAAAACGCTACGTGTTCGGCGGCGGCCCGGCCGGCGGTACGTTCCAGATCGTCGCCAACGCCATCCAGGTCTTCGGCCCCATCAAGAACAACCCGAATTTTTCCATCAAGGCCCAGTCCTCGGGCGGTTCCACCGAGAACCTGCGCACGGTCAACGCGGGCCGCTGCGCATTCGGCACCGTGTACGCGGGCGAGGTCTACCTCGGCCGCAACGGCAAGCTGACCGGCGACCCGAACACGTATGAAAACGTCCTGACCGTGGGCTACCTCTACGGCGCGCCCGCCCAGCTGGTCATCCGCAAGGGCTCGGGCATCAAGTCCGCCAAGGACCTGGCCGGCAAAAAGGTCGGCGTGGGCAACGCCGGTTCCGGCGCGTTCGCCAACTGCGAGCGGTTCTTCACCCACCTGGGCATCTGGGACAAGATCGAGCGCAACGCCATGGGCTACAACGACGCGGCCCAGGCCTTCGGCAACGAACAGCTCGACGCCTTCTGGCTGCTGACCGCCTATCCGTCCGGGGCCGTAATCATGGCCGCCCAGACCAACGACATCGACCTGGTCGACGTGGGCGCGGACGCGGAAAACTCCGGCTACTTCCAGGCCTACCCCTACTTCGGCAAACTGACCATCCCGGCGGGCACCTACCGCGGGGTGGATCACGACACCCCCTCCTTCTTCGACTCCGCGCTGCTCGTGGCCAACGCCGACGTACCGGCCGAGGACGTCTACCAGCTGCTCAAGGCCGTCTGGTCCGAGGCCGGCCTCAAGCACATGGTCGAGCAGAAGAAGACCTTCAAGGCCATGAGCGTGGCCGACGGCCTCAAGGGCGTGAATCCCGAAGCGACTCCCCTGCACCCCGGTGCGGTGAAGTTCTGGAAGGAAATGGGCGTCCTGAAGTAG
- a CDS encoding TRAP transporter permease, with protein sequence MYDKLNRFERFLFDFLSVAMVLFYSWSAIFEPAATQYHRGIYVIITYILVFLLYKSRRLIPRMIDYLLMLASLVSVGYWILNFEAINYRTGIETDMDKWMAMIGVLLGIELARRVVGNIFVLIGVLMLLFGMYGAHMPELIAHAGASFPDLCTSIFYRSDGVFGIMANVLATYIILFVLFGAFLEKCGAQRFFIDFPLAAVGHKVGGPAKVSVIASGLFGSISGSAIANTVSTGTFTIPMMKKAGFKPHVAGGIEPAASIGGMFMPPIMGAGGFIMAEMTGLPYSRIMLIAIFPAIMYFFSVFVMVHYEAKKNNIVGERYAVGAMEILRKEWLYTLPLILITIFMLAGYSPGYSAIVGLAACIGLSFKDEGQRIDPTLLVIMTFMVLCPWIVKLVAKTGGPQAAAAVRPFLSGRILLLYGLIVSAGLFAWRRQTAAGLKNELGGFVAAAREGTINSLKIGATVGVIGVIIGVLTYSGLVLTFADIVIELAHGNLVLTILLIALASLVLGMGVPVTAAYLITAVVAVPALTHLGVNEVAAHMIVYWLSQDSNITPPVCIAAFAGATIAGANMWRTAFTSFKFAKFLYLAPFIFAYVPAFSLDAPTQNILISFCAITVAVFIYAWFLSFIWINPLKRLLGMAPA encoded by the coding sequence ATGTACGACAAATTAAACAGATTCGAGCGATTCCTCTTTGATTTCCTGTCGGTGGCCATGGTCCTGTTCTACTCCTGGTCGGCCATCTTCGAACCGGCGGCAACCCAATATCACCGGGGCATCTACGTCATCATCACGTACATCCTCGTCTTCCTGCTCTACAAGTCCAGGCGCCTGATCCCGCGCATGATCGACTACCTGCTCATGCTCGCCTCGCTGGTCTCGGTGGGCTACTGGATCCTGAACTTCGAGGCCATCAACTACCGCACCGGCATCGAGACCGACATGGACAAGTGGATGGCCATGATCGGCGTGCTGCTCGGCATCGAGCTGGCCCGCCGCGTGGTCGGCAACATCTTCGTCCTCATCGGCGTGCTCATGCTCCTGTTCGGCATGTACGGCGCGCACATGCCCGAACTCATCGCCCACGCGGGCGCGAGCTTCCCGGACCTGTGCACGTCCATCTTCTACCGCTCGGACGGCGTGTTCGGCATCATGGCCAACGTCCTGGCCACCTACATCATCCTGTTCGTGCTCTTCGGGGCCTTCCTGGAAAAATGCGGGGCCCAGCGGTTCTTCATCGACTTCCCCCTGGCCGCCGTGGGCCATAAGGTGGGCGGACCGGCCAAGGTCTCGGTCATCGCGTCCGGCCTGTTCGGGTCCATCTCCGGCTCGGCCATAGCCAACACCGTGTCCACCGGCACCTTCACCATCCCGATGATGAAAAAGGCCGGGTTCAAACCCCACGTGGCCGGAGGCATCGAACCCGCCGCCTCCATCGGCGGCATGTTCATGCCCCCGATCATGGGCGCGGGCGGCTTCATCATGGCCGAAATGACCGGCCTGCCCTACTCCCGCATCATGCTCATCGCCATCTTCCCGGCGATCATGTACTTCTTCTCGGTCTTCGTCATGGTCCACTACGAGGCCAAGAAGAACAACATCGTGGGCGAGCGCTACGCGGTCGGGGCCATGGAGATCCTGCGCAAGGAATGGCTCTACACCCTGCCGCTCATCCTGATCACCATCTTCATGCTCGCGGGCTACTCCCCCGGCTACTCGGCCATCGTCGGCCTGGCCGCCTGCATCGGCCTGTCCTTCAAGGACGAGGGCCAGCGCATCGACCCCACCCTGCTCGTGATCATGACCTTCATGGTCCTGTGCCCCTGGATCGTCAAACTCGTCGCCAAGACCGGCGGGCCCCAGGCCGCCGCTGCCGTCAGGCCGTTCCTGTCCGGGCGCATCCTGCTCCTCTACGGCCTGATCGTCTCGGCCGGGCTGTTTGCCTGGCGCAGACAGACCGCGGCCGGGCTGAAAAACGAACTGGGCGGATTCGTGGCCGCCGCGCGCGAGGGGACCATCAATTCCCTCAAGATCGGCGCCACCGTGGGCGTCATCGGCGTCATCATCGGCGTGCTGACCTATTCCGGCCTGGTCCTGACCTTTGCCGACATCGTCATCGAACTGGCCCACGGCAACCTCGTCCTGACCATCCTGCTCATCGCCCTGGCCTCGCTCGTGCTCGGCATGGGCGTGCCCGTCACCGCCGCCTACCTGATCACCGCCGTGGTCGCTGTCCCGGCCCTGACCCACCTGGGCGTCAACGAGGTGGCCGCGCACATGATCGTCTACTGGCTGTCCCAGGACTCCAACATCACCCCGCCGGTCTGCATCGCCGCCTTCGCCGGAGCGACCATCGCCGGAGCCAACATGTGGCGCACCGCCTTCACCTCGTTCAAGTTCGCCAAGTTCCTCTACCTCGCCCCGTTCATCTTCGCCTATGTCCCGGCCTTCTCCCTGGACGCCCCCACGCAGAACATCCTCATCTCCTTCTGCGCCATCACCGTGGCTGTGTTCATCTACGCATGGTTCCTCAGCTTCATCTGGATCAACCCCCTCAAACGCCTCCTCGGCATGGCCCCGGCCTGA
- a CDS encoding TAXI family TRAP transporter solute-binding subunit encodes MPRPSSILLILGCLALAAVSGCPSEAPEKARKEAPPAKARTLTFNGGPRGGTFNHFANKMAAVISEDVPNLGVLAKQSGGSVSNLLALCAGEADMAIVNAGDAFLGRAGKLHCPDKRYAKVRALAFLYGAPAQLVVRADSDIRAVQDLRGKTIAVGNPGSGAALSAERFFRHLELWTRFRHWPEGYGEAAADFAAGKVDGFWTLAGYPTAAVIEAAASVPVRILDLHEAATASGFYRLYPFYSHATIPAGTYPGQTEPVNTFQDAALWCARPGLDNRTVYDSLRAVFTPRRLEELRRMHGAARNMGLKTGIDNLSIPLHPGAVRFWSEHRLEIPAILMP; translated from the coding sequence ATGCCGCGTCCGTCTTCCATCTTGCTCATACTGGGCTGCCTGGCCCTGGCGGCGGTTTCGGGCTGTCCTTCGGAAGCGCCGGAAAAGGCGCGCAAGGAGGCGCCCCCGGCCAAGGCACGGACCCTGACCTTCAACGGCGGGCCGCGCGGCGGGACCTTCAACCATTTCGCCAACAAGATGGCGGCGGTCATTTCCGAGGACGTGCCCAACCTGGGCGTGCTGGCCAAGCAGTCAGGAGGGTCGGTATCCAATCTCCTGGCACTGTGCGCGGGCGAGGCGGACATGGCCATCGTCAATGCGGGCGACGCCTTTTTGGGCCGCGCCGGCAAGCTGCATTGCCCTGACAAGCGATACGCCAAGGTCCGGGCCCTGGCCTTTCTGTACGGGGCACCGGCCCAATTGGTGGTCCGCGCGGACTCGGACATCCGCGCGGTCCAGGATCTGCGGGGCAAGACCATTGCGGTGGGCAATCCAGGCTCGGGCGCGGCCCTGTCCGCGGAGCGCTTTTTCCGGCACCTCGAGCTGTGGACCCGATTCCGGCACTGGCCCGAGGGCTACGGCGAGGCGGCGGCCGATTTCGCGGCCGGCAAGGTGGACGGATTCTGGACCCTGGCGGGCTATCCCACGGCCGCGGTCATCGAGGCGGCGGCCTCGGTCCCGGTGCGCATCCTGGACCTGCACGAGGCGGCCACGGCGTCCGGCTTCTACCGGCTCTACCCCTTCTATTCGCACGCCACCATCCCGGCCGGGACCTATCCGGGCCAGACCGAGCCCGTGAACACCTTCCAGGACGCGGCCCTGTGGTGCGCCCGCCCCGGCCTGGACAACCGGACCGTGTACGACAGCCTGCGGGCCGTATTCACACCCAGGCGGCTCGAGGAGTTGCGCCGCATGCACGGCGCGGCCCGCAACATGGGCCTGAAGACCGGCATCGACAACCTGTCCATCCCCCTGCACCCCGGCGCGGTCCGCTTCTGGTCCGAACACCGGCTGGAGATCCCGGCCATTCTCATGCCGTAA
- a CDS encoding malic enzyme-like NAD(P)-binding protein encodes MALFTKEEALNYHSSKRKGKLEVISIKPCRNQKDLSMAYSPGVAEACRAIHADTEKVYDYTNKGNLVAVVSNGTAVLGLGNIGPEAGKPVMEGKGVLFKIFSDIDVYDLNINAKTPDEVVAFCKLLEPTFGGINLEDIKAPECFEIETRLKAEMGIPVFHDDQHGTAIISAAGIMNALEISGKKIEEIKIVVSGAGAAAIACSNLYVHMGVKRENIFMFDSRGLIHAGREGLNEFKKAYAQAEDKGSLADCMVGADMFLGLSVKDAINQDMVKTMADNAIIFACANPDPEITYDAVKEVRPDIIMGTGRSDFPNQVNNVLGFPFIFRGALDCRAKTINEEMKIAAADALARLAKEPVSQDICDAFGVDKLEYGIDYIIPKPLDPRVLTWLAPAVAKAAMDTGVAQIQLDLDQYAKDLETRMAASKARTKLVVDSFGYDI; translated from the coding sequence ATGGCATTGTTCACCAAGGAAGAAGCGCTCAACTACCACTCCAGCAAACGCAAGGGCAAGCTGGAGGTCATCTCCATCAAGCCGTGCAGGAACCAGAAGGACCTGTCCATGGCCTACAGCCCGGGCGTGGCTGAGGCCTGCCGCGCCATCCACGCGGACACGGAAAAGGTCTACGACTACACCAACAAGGGCAACCTGGTCGCGGTCGTGTCCAACGGCACCGCCGTGCTCGGCCTGGGCAACATCGGGCCCGAAGCGGGCAAGCCGGTCATGGAGGGCAAGGGCGTCCTGTTCAAGATCTTCTCCGACATCGACGTCTACGACCTGAACATCAATGCCAAGACCCCGGACGAGGTGGTCGCGTTCTGCAAGCTGCTGGAGCCCACCTTCGGCGGCATCAACCTCGAGGACATCAAGGCCCCCGAGTGCTTCGAGATCGAGACCCGGCTCAAGGCCGAAATGGGCATCCCGGTCTTCCACGACGACCAGCACGGCACGGCCATCATCTCGGCCGCCGGCATCATGAACGCACTCGAAATCTCGGGCAAGAAGATCGAGGAGATCAAGATCGTGGTCTCGGGCGCGGGCGCTGCGGCCATCGCCTGCTCCAACCTGTACGTGCACATGGGCGTCAAGCGCGAGAACATCTTCATGTTCGATTCGCGCGGCCTGATCCACGCCGGGCGCGAGGGGTTGAACGAGTTCAAGAAGGCCTACGCCCAGGCCGAGGACAAAGGCTCCCTGGCCGACTGCATGGTCGGGGCCGACATGTTCCTGGGGTTGTCCGTCAAGGACGCCATCAACCAGGACATGGTCAAGACCATGGCCGACAACGCCATCATCTTCGCCTGCGCCAACCCGGACCCGGAGATCACCTACGACGCGGTCAAGGAAGTGCGCCCGGACATCATCATGGGCACCGGCCGGTCCGACTTCCCCAACCAGGTCAACAACGTGCTCGGCTTTCCGTTCATCTTCCGGGGCGCGCTCGACTGCCGGGCCAAGACCATCAACGAGGAGATGAAGATCGCCGCCGCCGACGCCCTGGCCCGCCTGGCCAAGGAGCCGGTCTCCCAGGACATCTGCGACGCCTTCGGCGTGGACAAGCTCGAATACGGCATCGACTACATCATCCCCAAACCGCTGGACCCGCGCGTGCTCACCTGGCTGGCCCCGGCCGTGGCCAAGGCCGCCATGGACACCGGCGTGGCCCAGATCCAGCTGGACCTCGACCAGTACGCCAAGGACCTCGAAACCCGCATGGCCGCCTCCAAGGCCCGCACCAAGCTGGTGGTCGACTCCTTCGGGTACGACATCTAG
- a CDS encoding acyl carrier protein, translating into MERKEIFNIIREELAGEAALEWEAISPEAELAGELLTESLERFKYLMVLEERFNIEVKEEDAEAWRTINDVIDYLEQHVP; encoded by the coding sequence ATGGAACGGAAAGAAATTTTCAACATCATCCGGGAAGAACTCGCCGGGGAAGCGGCCTTGGAATGGGAGGCCATCTCCCCGGAGGCCGAGTTGGCCGGGGAACTCCTCACCGAATCCCTGGAGCGGTTCAAGTATCTGATGGTCTTGGAGGAAAGGTTCAACATCGAGGTCAAGGAAGAGGACGCCGAGGCATGGCGCACCATCAACGATGTTATCGACTACCTCGAACAGCATGTGCCCTAA
- a CDS encoding type II toxin-antitoxin system HipA family toxin — protein sequence MDETTLDELRALAERNGIDPDQLLEIAEADGLPEELSAALADVLGDLTIFGQALDEKDG from the coding sequence ATGGACGAAACCACCCTCGACGAACTGCGTGCGCTGGCCGAAAGAAACGGCATCGACCCGGACCAACTGCTGGAGATCGCCGAAGCCGATGGGCTGCCCGAGGAGCTGAGCGCGGCTCTGGCCGACGTGCTCGGCGACCTGACGATTTTCGGCCAGGCCCTGGACGAAAAGGACGGATAA